In one window of Drosophila innubila isolate TH190305 chromosome 2L unlocalized genomic scaffold, UK_Dinn_1.0 4_B_2L, whole genome shotgun sequence DNA:
- the LOC117780161 gene encoding uncharacterized protein LOC117780161: MDTKSNDDSGGSDSLDKSMQRKCVMVETMSVTPEPAAETEDNSSRDSAALQEQPTSGEPGTDACGAGDSSTACKATATTTTNSINNNTTAASAAFETKVKLISQNLKETKLVETDVTESSTSNEADDEAATEDPNSTDDCDSRLKKVRFHPDVKENDGGSNRVKKKWKSSQNHGGDGPNLGCDGMDMDEDEQLDADADADEEEEVEEEFNLDKTIAEAEDYLKQHPLTFVRRIEENGERLRDGLLNIEDMSKMVDEEVEEENNDSDGDFYKKFKPENGIERVLGKETKAGKVEFLLRYENQGGLFWESEEYIRRMCPTLLKAYEKNRERRQQRLMHHVAKRQSLRQRYTDF; encoded by the exons ATGGATACGAAGTCCAACGATGACTCTGGTGGCAGCGACTCTCTCGATAAATCAATGCAGAGAAAGTGTGTAATGGTCGAGACAATGAGCGTAACGCCTGAGCCCGCAGCGGAGACAGaagacaacagcagcagggaTTCCGCTGCACTGCAAGAGCAGCCGACGTCAGGTGAACCAGGGACGGATGCGTGCGGCGCAGGTGACAGTTCAACTGCAtgcaaagcaacagcaacaacaacaacaaacagcatcAATAATAACACAACAGCTGCGAGCGCTGCATTCGAAACGAAAGTAAAACTCATTTCGCAGAACCTCAAGGAAACAAAGCTGGTTGAAACGGATGTGACTGAGTCAAGTACATCGAACGAGGCTGATGATGAGGCCGCTACGGAGGATCCCAATTCCACAGACGACTGCGATAGTCGTTTGAAGAAGGTGCGTTTTCATCCAGACGTCAAGGAGAACGATGGCGGCAGCAATCGTGTGAAAAAGAAATGGAAATCCTCTCAGAACCACGGAGGAGATGGTCCAAATCTTGGCTGTGATGGCATGGACATGGATGAGGATGAACAGCTCGATGCTGATGCCGATGCTGACGAGGAAGAGGAGGTAGAAGAGGAATTCAATCTGGACAAAACAATTGCCGAAGCGGAAGACTACTTAAAGCAGCATCCGCTCACATTTGTCAGGCGTATCGAAGAGAATGGAGAGCGATTACGAGATGGCCTGCTAAACATCGAGGATATGTCAAAGATGGTGGACGAGGAGGTCGAGGAAGAGAACAACGACAGCGATGGAGATTTCTATAAAAAGTTTAAGCCAGAAAATGGCATCGAACGTGTCCTAGGCAAAGAGACCAAGGCGGGCAAA GTGGAATTTCTGTTACGCTATGAGAATCAGGGAGGTCTGTTCTGGGAATCGGAGGAGTACATTCGACGTATGTGTCCAACGCTTTTAAAGGCCTACGAGAAAAACCGTGAACGGCGTCAACAACGTCTA ATGCATCACGTTGCTAAACGCCAGAGCCTGCGTCAGAGATATACGGATTTCTAG
- the LOC117780162 gene encoding male-specific sperm protein Mst84Dd-like, with protein sequence MCWHPGGCCGSPASIQCTNFCYNYWTGCATSPCCRTSCSPCCPPYRGCCGGPRCGSC encoded by the coding sequence ATGTGTTGGCATCCAGGTGGCTGCTGCGGTTCACCCGCGTCCATTCAGTGCACAAATTTCTGTTATAATTACTGGACAGGATGTGCAACGAGTCCGTGTTGCCGGACCAGCTGCTCTCCGTGCTGTCCGCCGTATCGCGGTTGTTGTGGTGGCCCCCGCTGTGGTTCATGCTAA